From the Lactuca sativa cultivar Salinas chromosome 9, Lsat_Salinas_v11, whole genome shotgun sequence genome, the window GATGGCTGCAGATGCTGGAATTACCATTTTGCCCCAGGTCACACAAGAACGTGGCGCAGTGAAACCGGAGAAGCTCGTTGCCGTCGGCGATACAACGTTCGTCTCTCCGTCGTCCTCCACCGTGTCTAGCCGCCCTAGATTTTACGATCTCGCGGTATTCTTCGAACCGGGTAAGTATCTTGGGACTGTTGTGGATCTTCATGACCCGGTAAATCATCGGGTTCTTCCCGTTAATAGGCCAACCCGTGTGGAATATGATCCGGACAATGTTTTTCCCGGGATCCTCGTCGAATAGCTCCGACACCGCGTGTTTGAAAGCCTGGTGTTGTTCCAGCAAACCGGGCTTTTGAAAAATCTCGCCGCAGTTGGGGCACGGGTAGATGTCGTTGCGGAGAGGGAAGAAGTCGGATTCAGTTAGAGATCCAGGTCGGTTTCTTTGTTGTTGAGGGTCCAGAAGGATTGTTTCCAGAGGGGCGTTAATGGTGGAATTACGTAAGGAGCGAGTGGAGGAGGCCGGAGAAGGTACATGATGGATAATGGATGAATTATTGTCGGTTTGGGAAGTGGGTTTGGACGTGAagatttgtttgataaaagaccAAGAGGCGGAAAGGGTTTTGTGGGGTTTAAGTTTGGTGGCGGTGGGGCGGAGGAGTGGGATCGGAGACGATGGGTTTCTGGTCTTTTTGGAGCGACGACGGTGGTGATCGGAGGTGGGGAAGATCATGAAACAACCGAGGTGGATAAGGATGAAGACGAGAGAGATGAATTTAGTGAAAGCGGGTCGTAAGTTGGCCATTAGGAAATGGAAAAATGTGGAATGTGTATCGGAATCAATGGAGTAACGGAGGTGCATCCATGAAAGAGGGAGAAGGGAAGGACGAATAAAGGTGAGTCAGGTTAGGTGGAAAGCAACTTCTCATATCATATGACATCTTCTATGGTACTATCACTCTATGTAAACCCTACTTCTCCTTCATTTCCATCATTCCATTTCATGATGCATTATTTTTTAATACCCTTATATACCACGCCTAAATATtacaataattaaaattttaacatgagatttaaataaaaaaattcacCATTTGCAAAAGTGGTTCTTGAACTTTCCAGGACTGTTGTAATAATTTTCTTCAATAATATAAGACAAACTTTAAGAACATAATGCCGTTAGGTGCACATAGAAATTTTAATGGTTAAGTGAAATATTTATAAAGGGTTGTTCCTAAAATATTTAATGATTAAATTAAGAGAGAAAATCAAATTATGAAGTCCATTTTATCGTTTTTCAAGATTTTAAACAAATATTATAATGTTAATAAAAATAATCATTAATTTTGCAATTTTTCATAGATACTAAATGCTAAATGAGTTTGGAATTCATGAACGGGATGACGTAAAAAGATAATGTTCCAGTAAcacaataaaattttgttttcacccatttaattaaccttttttttttttgcataataAGTCCCTAAAAGATCAATTTACCTGTTAAATAGGGGAACGACTTCAATTTCGATACGACAGTTGGAATCGTAGGGGAGATTTCTCCTGAAACCCTAGAAAAAATGCTTGACATTTGCGACGTTGTTCTTGTCGACATATAATCCCTAATTAGGGATTTCAATGAAATCGACGAAAGTGTGAAGCTAACGCACCTAAAGGAATCTGGTTTTTCTCACTTTCTTCCTCAAATTGTGTTCTTAAAAGCTTCGGCAGATTGTGAGAACGATAAATGAGCTTTGCTTTCGAGATCAAATATTGGGTTTGAACTTTTGGGTTTATGACGAACGGTCTTCTTCAACTTACATTACTGTAACTTCCCAAAAATgtcaataaaattttcatttttaaatcgtTAAATCCATACAAACAAGAACTAGGTATGATTAACTTTCCTCTACTGCGACTACAGCTACAACGACATTTTCTATTGGATAAACTGCGGCTACTGCCGAAGAAACTTTTGTACCTTATTGTGAGAGTTCCGATGATTTGGCTGAGGTGAGCTAACGAATTCCTAGTTGAAACTTTACTTGACACAGTCTTCGTTCACATAGTAGAAGAGGTAGAGGGATTGCTTCTTGACTGAAAGTCTTATATCCGAACAGCTAGGTTGAGCTTGAAAGCTTAAGGTGAAGCATAGTTAAGGGAATCTATC encodes:
- the LOC111899248 gene encoding uncharacterized protein LOC111899248, with the protein product MHLRYSIDSDTHSTFFHFLMANLRPAFTKFISLVFILIHLGCFMIFPTSDHHRRRSKKTRNPSSPIPLLRPTATKLKPHKTLSASWSFIKQIFTSKPTSQTDNNSSIIHHVPSPASSTRSLRNSTINAPLETILLDPQQQRNRPGSLTESDFFPLRNDIYPCPNCGEIFQKPGLLEQHQAFKHAVSELFDEDPGKNIVRIIFHTGWPINGKNPMIYRVMKIHNSPKILTRFEEYREIVKSRAARHGGGRRRDERCIADGNELLRFHCATFLCDLGQNGNSSICSHQYCSVCGIIRVGFSSKLDGISTLSTSWKGHMALPEDLEEEFRFMHVKRAMLVCRVIAGRIGCDPEMGDKDDPGYDSLVGGEPGGTHTCRLDEEDELIVFNPRAVLPCFVIAYTV